In one Lolium rigidum isolate FL_2022 chromosome 3, APGP_CSIRO_Lrig_0.1, whole genome shotgun sequence genomic region, the following are encoded:
- the LOC124695902 gene encoding TATA-binding protein-associated factor 2N-like, whose product MDRYQRVEKPRPEAAAISENEIRITTQGLIRNYVTYATSLLQEKRVKEIVLKAMGQAISKTVAITEIIKKRIPGLHQDTTISSISITDVWEPIEEGLVPLEMTRHVSMISISLSPKELDTNSPGYQAPSHAEPHKPRYQQVQQYQQQQHQPRQNQVQTDSYGRGRGRGRGRGRGWGGRGAYGGGYGGYDNNQGGYGGYGNQGGYGHNQGGYGNQGGYGHNQGGYGNQGGYGHNQGGYGGGYGYDQGGYGGYDNGGWNYNQNRGRGGGGGGGRGRGNWGYGGPGYERGGRAGGGPGGPGGRGYVRGRGRMGPGRGRGDPNY is encoded by the exons atggaTCGGTACCAGCGGGTCGAGAAGCCGCGGCCCGAGGCCGCCGCCATCAGCGAGAACGAGATCCGTATCACCACACAGGGCCTCATCCGCAACTACGTCACCTACGCAACCTCCCTCCTCCAG GAAAAACGTGTGAAAGAAATTGTGCTGAAGGCTATGGGACAAGCTATCAGCAAGACAGTGGCTATTACTGAGATCATAAAG AAAAGGATCCCTGGGTTGCATCAAGATACCACAATCAGTTCAATCAGTATTACTGATGTATGGGAACCCATTGAGGAAGGCCTTGTACC ATTGGAGATGACTCGTCATGTTTCAATGATATCAATCTCCTTGTCACCTAAGGAGCTCGACACGAACTCACCCGG GTATCAAGCTCCATCGCATGCAGAGCCGCATAAACCAAGGTACCAGCAGGTTCAGCAATATCAACAACAACAGCACCAGCCAAGACAGAATCAAGTTCAAACAG ATTCATATGGACGTGGACGTGGAAGAGGCAGAGGGAGAGGAAGGGGCTGGGGTGGTAGGGGAGCGTATGGTGGAGGTTATGGTGGGTATGATAACAACCAAGGAGGTTATGGTGGATATGGCAACCAGGGAGGTTACGGTCACAACCAAGGTGGGTATGGCAACCAGGGAGGTTACGGCCACAACCAAGGTGGGTATGGCAACCAGGGAGGTTATGGCCACAACCAAGGTGGCTATGGAGGCGGGTATGGTTACGACCAAGGTGGATATGGAGGATATG ACAACGGTGGCTGGAACTACAACCAGAACAGAggccgtggtggcggtggcgggggcgGGCGAGGAAGAGGCAACTGGGGCTACGGCG GCCCAGGATACGAGCGTGGTGGCCGAGCTGGAGGGGGACCAGGTGGCCCAGGTGGCAGGGGATATGTGAGGGGCCGTGGACGAATGGGTCCTGGCCGTGGGCGGGGTGACCCGAACTATTAG